From Hylaeus volcanicus isolate JK05 chromosome 2, UHH_iyHylVolc1.0_haploid, whole genome shotgun sequence, the proteins below share one genomic window:
- the LOC128872079 gene encoding uncharacterized protein LOC128872079 isoform X1 has translation MLPSSKLLHEGPAGPVNENTASRDPSNRPTTTSVMDATNRNDDDPPPYTAIAPPNHVGWLFDFSGIPYSACTTTSCRAEAAPLAPFQATLTSASAFHPEGTDGQHTSISVPLMPRRLFKFGSHRSLFMNRAIPMSDDISVSKDTHGRTRSKLYFHRCRRGASLGVIRVRFGDSLSMLQDTVLYSWRRL, from the exons ATGTTGCCATCCTCGAAATTGCTGCACGAGGGTCCGGCAGGACCTGTCAACGAGAACACCGCGTCCAGAGATCCGTCGAACCGACCAACGACTACGAGCGTCATGGACGCGACGAATAGAAACGACGACGATCCACCGCCGTACACGGCGATCGCGCCGCCAAATCACGTCGGCTGGCTGTTCGACTTTTCCGGTATTCCGTATTCCGCGTGCACCACGACGTCCTGCAGAGCTGAGGCTGCTCCGTTGGCGCCCTTCCAAGCGACCCTGACGTCAGCCTCTGCTTTCCATCCCGAGGGAACTGACGGTCAGCACACGTCAATCTCCGTGCCTTTAATGCCTCGCAGACTGTTCAAGTTCGGCTCCCACAGATCTCTGTTCATGAACCGGGCCATCCCGATGTCGGACGACATCTCCGTGAGCAAGGACACTCATGGAAGGACGCGCAGTAAGTTGTACTTCCATCGATGCCGACGAGGAGCGTCGTTGGGAGTAATTAGAGTGCGATTCGGTGATTCCCTTTCGATGTTACAG GATACGGTGCTATACTCGTGGCGGCGGCTGTGA
- the LOC128872079 gene encoding uncharacterized protein LOC128872079 isoform X2: MLPSSKLLHEGPAGPVNENTASRDPSNRPTTTSVMDATNRNDDDPPPYTAIAPPNHVGWLFDFSGIPYSACTTTSCRAEAAPLAPFQATLTSASAFHPEGTDGQHTSISVPLMPRRLFKFGSHRSLFMNRAIPMSDDISVSKDTHGRTRRYGAILVAAAVIIFLMVLSLLVRFVMEKSFWRG; encoded by the exons ATGTTGCCATCCTCGAAATTGCTGCACGAGGGTCCGGCAGGACCTGTCAACGAGAACACCGCGTCCAGAGATCCGTCGAACCGACCAACGACTACGAGCGTCATGGACGCGACGAATAGAAACGACGACGATCCACCGCCGTACACGGCGATCGCGCCGCCAAATCACGTCGGCTGGCTGTTCGACTTTTCCGGTATTCCGTATTCCGCGTGCACCACGACGTCCTGCAGAGCTGAGGCTGCTCCGTTGGCGCCCTTCCAAGCGACCCTGACGTCAGCCTCTGCTTTCCATCCCGAGGGAACTGACGGTCAGCACACGTCAATCTCCGTGCCTTTAATGCCTCGCAGACTGTTCAAGTTCGGCTCCCACAGATCTCTGTTCATGAACCGGGCCATCCCGATGTCGGACGACATCTCCGTGAGCAAGGACACTCATGGAAGGACGCGCA GATACGGTGCTATACTCGTGGCGGCGGCTGTGATCATTTTCCTGATGGTTCTGTCGTTGCTGGTGCGATTCGTCATGGAGAAAAGCTTCTGGCGAGGTTAG